A single window of Rhodamnia argentea isolate NSW1041297 chromosome 5, ASM2092103v1, whole genome shotgun sequence DNA harbors:
- the LOC115737159 gene encoding transcription termination factor MTEF1, chloroplastic has product MLHSLCVSGTLASSASCSKTLNAHAKAFSPYQPLYLRFRTSHVENIRYLRTLGVIDPVSRHQRLPSPDTIDRVLKIVNFLKSKGFSESDFPRLAYLCPGLFASELDPTDIAPVFEFLTVDLSASAQESCSLVNKCPQILFSDVDYCLKPTLNYLRQLGIERLNFPSTLNAHLLNTRVEKLHGKVKFMRSIGLTHQEIARICARLPSIFGYSIDNNLRPKYDYLVEEMGRNLEELKKFPQYFAFSLKKRIVPRHLHLKRRNVKLPLNRMLLWGDEKFYARWK; this is encoded by the coding sequence ATGCTTCACTCGCTGTGCGTCTCTGGAACACTAGCCTCCTCTGCTTCTTGTTCCAAAACTCTTAATGCCCATGCTAAAGCTTTTTCTCCATACCAACCTCTTTACCTTAGATTTCGGACATCTCATGTTGAAAACATTCGGTATCTAAGGACCCTTGGCGTAATAGACCCTGTGTCCAGGCATCAAAGACTACCTTCACCAGATACCATTGACCGAGTCCTCAAGATTGTCAACTTTCTCAAATCCAAGGGCTTTTCCGAGTCGGACTTCCCACGACTTGCTTACCTTTGCCCAGGGCTCTTTGCTTCCGAACTCGATCCTACTGATATTGCACCTGTTTTCGAATTCCTCACTGTTGACTTATCAGCTTCTGCTCAAGAATCATGTAGTTTGGTCAACAAGTGCCCTCAGATACTATTTTCAGACGTGGACTACTGTTTAAAACCTACCCTGAATTATCTCAGGCAACTGGGAATAGAGAGGCTTAACTTTCCAAGTACTCTAAATGCACATTTGTTGAACACACGGGTGGAGAAGCTTCATGGGAAGGTTAAATTTATGAGGAGCATTGGCCTGACGCATCAAGAAATAGCAAGAATTTGTGCACGACTGCCATCGATCTTTGGTTACAGCATTGATAACAATTTGAGGCCCAAGTATGATTATTTGGTGGAGGAGATGGGGAGGAACTTGGAAGAACTGAAGAAGTTTCCACAATACTTTGCATTTAGTTTGAAGAAGAGGATAGTTCCTAGGCATTTGCATCTAAAAAGGAGAAATGTCAAACTTCCATTGAATAGGATGTTACTGTGGGGTGATGAGAAATTTTATGCGAGGTggaaataa
- the LOC115737158 gene encoding probable 1-acyl-sn-glycerol-3-phosphate acyltransferase 5 has product MKSCGPSTSADGKGRASLTLPKLVRGLVCLLVLLLTAFMMLVYFGFLTAIPLRFFSIHHSRKAISFAFGSWLALWPFLFEKINKTKVIFCGESVPPRERVLLIANHGTEVDWMYLWDLALRKGCIGYIKHVLKSSLMKLPVFGWSFHLLEFIPVERKWEIDESSMHRMLLTLKDPRDPLWLALFPEGTDFTEQKCVRSQKYAAENGLPILQNVLLPKTKGFYKCLQELRASLDSVYDVTIGYKYRCPSFMDNAFGVDPAEVHVHIRRVRLDDIPTSENEVTSWLMDTFRCKDQLLSDFHSKGHFPNPGTEKELSTVKCLLNAFGVIFLTCTCTYLTFFSSIWFKVYVSSVCAYLASATYFDIRPRPIAGSSTAVITRNGAKH; this is encoded by the exons ATGAAATCTTGTGGGCCGTCAACTTCAGCTGATGGAAAAGGGCGTGCTTCTTTAACCCTGCCAAAGCTGGTTAGAGGCCTTGTATGCTTATTGGTGCTACTCTTAACTGCTTTTATGATGTTAGTGTACTTTGGCTTTCTGACTGCCATCCCTCTAAGATTTTTCAGCATACATCATAGCAGAAAAGCAATATCATTTGCTTTTGGCAGCTGGTTAGCTTTGTGGCCTTTTCTCTTTGAAAAGATAAATAAgacaaaagttattttttgtggAGAGAGTGTTCCTCCAAGGGAACGTGTATTGCTCATTGCAAACCATGGAACAGAGGTTGACTGGATGTACTTGTGGGACCTTGCCTTGCGGAAGGGATGCATAGGTTACATAAAGCATGTTCTCAAGAGCAGCTTGATGAAGCTGCCAGTATTTGGCTGGTCATTTCATCTTTTGGAGTTCATCCCTGTGGAGAGAAAGTGGGAGATTGATGAATCATCTATGCATCGGATGCTTCTAACATTAAAAGATCCTAGGGATCCCCTCTGGCTTGCTCTTTTCCCTGAAGGCACAGATTTCAC TGAGCAGAAGTGTGTTCGAAGTCAAAAATATGCTGCTGAAAATGGCCTACCAATCCTACAAAATGTGCTGCTTCCAAAGACTAAGGGTTTTTACAAATGCTTGCAGGAGTTGCGGGCCTCTCTGGATTCAG TTTATGATGTGACCATTGGCTACAAATACCGTTGTCCATCTTTCATGGACAATGCATTTGGCGTGGACCCGGCGGAAGTGCATGTGCACATTCGACGTGTCCGCCTCGATGACATCCCAACATCTGAAAATGAAGTCACTTCTTGGCTGATGGATACATTCCGCTGCAAGGACCAGTTGCTCTCTGACTTCCATTCAAAGGGCCATTTTCCTAACCCAGGAACGGAAAAGGAACTCTCGACAGTGAAGTGCCTTCTGAATGCTTTTGGGGTTATCTTCTTGACCTGCACGTGTACCTATCTCACATTTTTCTCATCCATATGGTTTAAGGTGTATGTTTCTTCCGTCTGTGCATATCTGGCATCTGCAACCTATTTTGACATTCGGCCACGACCAATTGCTGGCTCTAGCACAGCTGTTATTACTCGCAACGGGGCCAAGCATTGA